TGTACTTCTGCGGCACCCGCAAGGGGGACTACTTCTACGCCTACGATGTGGACATCCAGAACAGTGAGGGAATGGTGGCCACTTTCCAGGACGAGGGCCAGGAGCCCTTCGCAGATGAATACTATGGGCATCTCCATGTCTTCACCACCTTCTGGGAATGGACCCCCTGTGACCGCTGTGGGGTGCGTGGGGAGCAGTGGCGCATCGGCCTCTGCTACCTGCAGAGCCCAGACCTCTCCCCACGCTACCTCAAGGCGGTGCCCGATGTGGTGTCTTGTGGCTCAAGGGCTGTGCCAAGGAAGCTGCGGACCAAGGCCAGGCACCACACGCCTGAGCTGCTGGTTCGAAGCTGCCTAGTACCCTGTGAGAAGACGAAGACCATCCAGGAGGGCGTGCTGGCCATTGTTAACTATGTGTCCAAAGTGGGCAGCCGGCCCTGGGTGCCCCATGTGCCCATTCAGTTCCATCAGCAGAGACTGGGCCATGGCCTCATCATCTCCTGTCCCGGGGCCCGGCCAGAGCATGCGGTGGCCTGGGACAAAGACCGCCAGCACCTCTACCGCACACAGTACCTGAAGGGTGTCAACAGGTCCATGAGGGTGTTCATTGACCATGGCAACCAGCTCCACATCCGCTTCACCCAGCTGGATGACCGGGGCATCTACTATTGTTGGAGGCAGGGTGTGCGAGTTGCTGGCTTCCGGCTGGGTGTGACATCACATGGGCGCTACCCGGCCTCGTTCTCGGATCCTGAGACTCGCTGGGCTGTGGAGCTCACCCTGATAGGCTACCTGCTCATCACGGCAGTCTTTGTCACCATTCACCTCTGTCGTTGCTGCTGCTACTTATTTCACTGTTGTCCCAACTTCTCCCCCTAGGATCTGTCTTCAGCTCTGAAGACCACTTGTCCTTCAATGTGTTTGTTAAATGATACCAGATGTCTCTGGGCGGGTACCCTGGGTTGGGACGTGTGGTAGGAACATGTGGATAAATCTGTTAGTTACAGCCTGCTCCCCATTTTCATGGGCAGGTCTGGGACCTGATCTGAGAAGTGGAGGGGCCTGAGGCTGGTGGGAGATTGGGGACTGAGGTCAGGATGGAAGTAGGCCACACGTGTTTCCTGACTTCACACTTAGGTCAGAGAAGGAAGGCGTGAACTCAGATTTATCCAATGGTAAACACTGATCAGTGTTGAATCGTGTTTGAGCTGCTTTACATTCTTGCCTATGAGGATTGTGCTGGTTGAGTTGCAGGtagcagggagaggaaggaagaaaagagtggAGGGAGCTGGTGTGTGTCCTCTTTGGCTGTGGGTGGAATTTGGTGAGGGCATGGGCCCCAGAGATGATCGGTAATAAGAAATGAGTTGCTCTTGTCAAAGGCTACATCTCGGCCCCAGTCCCGCCCTCTCATGAACAGATCAGAGTCCACTCTGGGGAAGGGCGCagcatttgtctttatttttcctcagcGACTAAAGGCAGCAGCAGTGCCCTGAAgattagcagcagcagcagcaggtggcaggaaggagtggAAGGAAAGGACACCAAGtcttggggagagggaaggacCCTTCTTCGGCCTTAGAGGGGAGAGGAGAACCCTGAAGTGGGCCCTCCCAGTCCGGTTTCTGGGCACAGATCCCACCAGTCTGCTC
The sequence above is drawn from the Symphalangus syndactylus isolate Jambi chromosome 20, NHGRI_mSymSyn1-v2.1_pri, whole genome shotgun sequence genome and encodes:
- the FAM187A gene encoding Ig-like V-type domain-containing protein FAM187A, which translates into the protein MHLALTTVLLWAWGSPQAFEIVEKENIFQKTPCPAFLMFENAAYLADMSFELPCHCKPEEVTAVVWFYQKHLGSSHTKVLTDFDGRVLTEAAQVRVGSDMLTRFSIRMFSLLVFRAQPEDSGLYFCGTRKGDYFYAYDVDIQNSEGMVATFQDEGQEPFADEYYGHLHVFTTFWEWTPCDRCGVRGEQWRIGLCYLQSPDLSPRYLKAVPDVVSCGSRAVPRKLRTKARHHTPELLVRSCLVPCEKTKTIQEGVLAIVNYVSKVGSRPWVPHVPIQFHQQRLGHGLIISCPGARPEHAVAWDKDRQHLYRTQYLKGVNRSMRVFIDHGNQLHIRFTQLDDRGIYYCWRQGVRVAGFRLGVTSHGRYPASFSDPETRWAVELTLIGYLLITAVFVTIHLCRCCCYLFHCCPNFSP